The following coding sequences lie in one bacterium genomic window:
- the def gene encoding peptide deformylase has product MAKLPLNYLGDTVLRRKAEPVEVIDDNLRMLVADMIETMYAQEGSGLAAPQVGVSKRLFVYDNVNAPYGTDPSVLINPEIIEMEGKVRGEEGCLSIPELKDMVDRAEKVTVVGQDLEGNELEIEAEGWTARIFQHEIDHLDGVLFVDRIGAMKRNLLLSKWNKIREDLVAERDKA; this is encoded by the coding sequence CGCTAAACTACCTCGGCGACACGGTCCTGCGACGCAAGGCCGAGCCGGTCGAGGTGATAGATGACAATCTACGTATGCTCGTTGCGGACATGATCGAGACGATGTATGCGCAGGAGGGTTCAGGTCTGGCCGCCCCGCAGGTGGGGGTGTCGAAACGCCTGTTCGTTTACGACAACGTGAACGCACCCTACGGCACCGACCCGAGCGTGCTGATCAACCCTGAGATTATCGAGATGGAGGGGAAGGTCCGCGGCGAGGAGGGTTGCCTTTCGATCCCTGAGCTGAAAGACATGGTCGACCGGGCCGAGAAAGTGACAGTCGTGGGCCAGGACCTGGAGGGCAATGAGCTGGAGATCGAGGCGGAGGGATGGACGGCGCGGATATTCCAGCACGAGATCGACCATCTGGACGGTGTCCTGTTTGTCGACCGGATCGGGGCGATGAAACGCAACCTGTTGCTGTCCAAGTGGAACAAGATCCGCGAGGACCTGGTCGCCGAGCGGGACAAGGCATGA